ATactccaatttattttattttaattttgggatTTGGCTTCTTGCAGTAGCTTGGGATTCTTATCAGGAACACAAACTCACTTTGCATAGCCAGAAGAATTATTGTGAGGGAGTTAAGCACATGGGTTCAGGAACATGACCTTGGGAAGGTGGTTTTatttccccagatttttttttttttaatccaagtgGGCTTGTGTTTTGTAACTATTAAACCACAGATACATAGAAGTGGTGAGAGATTCACTAATAATACTTAAGAACGCCCTCATTGTGATTTATTGAAAGTCAGTCCTCAACACAAGGGTTTGCCAAACTGTGGACGGAGCCAAAAtacccttcagcagatgaatggataaagaagatgtggtacatataaataatgggatattactcagccatcaaaaatgatgaatagccaccatttgcatcgacatggatggaactgaaggggtTATgatgactgaaataagtcaagcagagaaggacaatttCATATgggttcactcatatgtgggacaCAAGGAGTAGCACcaaggaccataggggaagggagggataacTGGacggaaagaaatcagagagagagaaaaactttgAGAGACTCTGGGTTCCAGAAACCAaacagggttacagaagggagaggggtgagagGATGGAGTACCTAggttatgggtattaaggaggggatatgttgtgatgagtactgggtcttatacacaactaatgaatttttgaacactacatcataaactaatgatgtactatatgctggctaatttaacataatgaaataaattaagaaaaacaaaatgctaaaaaaaccccaaaaaacaaaaacaaaagaaaaattatatatataacacaaataaaataatattagtaaCCACTGTTGGGcgctttctcattttattttcctttttaaaaagccattattgaagtatagttgatacaaaTATTGCACATATTTACTACATATAACTTGATGTGTGGACAGATGTTTACCCCTGAtataccatcaccacaatcacaatatccatcacctccaaaattTTCCCTGTGTTCTTTTGTCGTTTTcttgggattttttgtttgtttgtttgttttgtttttgttgtagttgtttgAAATGAAATCcatctcttaaaataaatgtaagtgtACAAATGCCATATGGTTACCTATAGAAACTATGTCATACAATACTATCTCCATTTCACTGATGAAAAGTTGGTGTGTAAAGAAGGGAAAGTAACTTGCTCATTACTGAACCCACCACTTTAACGAGCAGGACCAGGAGTCATATCTAACTGCTACCATCTGTAAACCATACTGGGGGTGCATCCCACTGAGTTCAAGCCATTATTTAATTCCTGATTGCTTTAATTTAAGGGATGTAAATCGTGTGTTCTCTAACACATATAAAAATCATCACGTAATATTCATCAGGATTCTTACTAACTTATAAAATGTTGGTTTTCTCACAGACTGTAACTATAGCCTATTTGAaagttctgaaaatattttttcttgaaaatttttccaaatgaGTCTGAGGTTGGCAGTAAACACAATTATTAGTGTGATTTTTGCTCACTTTAATCctgagtttgttttctataaGAAGATAGAGAGATAACAATACCAATAAACTGACGTTATTATCTATAAGAGATGTATCTGATATTTTACTATAAACTTCTGGCTTTAGCATTTTCAAGAATTTGAGATAAATAACTgaaagtctttttcctttttcatcaatctgattttttaaatttacatagatttaaaaactgacctaatcttaaaaatttattacacTCTTATAAATCATGAGAGCCCAATACACATTGGTTTCCTCAGGCCTTCCTCTAAAATTTTGTTAAGGGTACAGAAATTTAGTGTATATGGTTggtactgtctctctctctttcttgataCTGTGTTCCATATCACATATAAGAATAATATACATAACATAGTTCtaacaaaaatgtgttttcttcctcAGGTAACAGATAATCTATGAGTTCACTGTTCTAGTTCTGACTCTGCTGTTATAGtacagatatatatttaaatgtcctttttatttatttactagtgAATTGGTAAGATGGTAATATAAAGACCATCTAGTTCTTTAATTAtaaggaagttaaaaaagaatatatgaaaccAGTCCAAATCCTTCCCTTGGATTTACAGCTGACATGTGGTGAACGGTTGAGAACATCTGGGAAGCCTAACCATATGCAACTATTTCTTGGATTTGACCAAGGAAGCAAAAGGCAGTGATGGCATGAAAGATAGCGCTGGGTGTGCTTTCATGGAATCTTCTGTGGCCAACTCTTGGCTGTCTTCTATCCTTGATCACTGGCCTTTCTTTATACTTGGCAAAATAATAGTTAAGCACGCGTCCTTAAAAGACACTGACTGTGACTGACTACTTATTCCTACAGATATAGGACTAATACTATATCAGttcaaaattaaaacaagcaCATAAACAAGTTGTTATttcttagtgttttttgtttgtttgtttgttttataggaAATGGCTTACTCTGTTCCCTTGTTCTCTGCTCTACTTATGGGCTCGGTTTCTTCTTACAAAGTCGTCTGGACCCATATTAGAGAGTTTATGTCCAGAGAGATAGTAGATCATACTGATAAGGGCTCAGATGCCAAAACTAGGTTGCTGTTTGAATCCTTAgctctttttatttccatatagcagttttaagtatatatatttgaagtGGTTAACAATTGTCCCCAATATTTCCTATATTTGCAGAATTTACTATGTTAGACACTTCCATGTTGAGAATAGCTTATTGTGACTTGGTGGAAATTGGAGGGAACTTTgtcctttccatttccatttctctttgtcCTTACCCATGCCTTAACAATGAGTTTAACTTCTGTCTCATGCTGGTTCTGTCCTTTACTCTAATACTTTGAAAAATCACTTAACCAGTGCCTCATTCCTCAGATGAGGAACATGAGAACATTTACCtcatattttaaatacacacacacacacatacacacacatagacacattattatttttatagaaaacttAGAATGATGGATTTTTCACAGAAGGCACTGTGTACTGCCATTGCCAAGATCATTGTCCAAGATAGCTATGActaattcttaaatattattaaatttcattcttttgccaaTGCACTATTATGAGAATATGAACCCTTATTTCACTCTTTTAGCTTCTCTCACTTTTACTCTGTTGCCATTTGATCTAATTTAATCTACTTCCATTCCCACCCTCACTTCCCTCATGGTTTTGCCTTTATTCATGCCCCCACCACTGACCACCGCAGTCCCCTGTCTGAAATTTTGGAATGACATTCAGAGGTCCTCTAGTACCTGAGATATTTATAAGTTGCTCTTTATAGTTAATCCCTAAGCCTTATGCTGAAATtgacattcattttttattgttcacCTGGAAAGAAAAGCACTAGTCTCTATCCATTCTCTAATTATACCTCTGATTGTTACTTTCCAGGTGGTTAAGGGTGTATGAATACCTTAACTTCTCTtgatcaagcagagagccctctaGTAACCTAAATGCTATTGCAGTAGTAGCTTCTTCACAGCTGTTTAGGTCTCTTAATTAAAGTTATTAAGCTCAAACTACCTCCATATTATGAAATAAACTGTGCTCTAATATTTTTAGCTCCTTGATAAATGGGCAGTGGAAATAGAAGAATCCTTAGCATGTAGCCTATATCACCTGACCATATTAtatacttagtaaatatttattgttatatatCATAGGAAAATGATCTTGCAAACTGTAGATTGCAAAAGATACCAATTTGAAAAGGACCTAGATGAAGTGGTTTAATTACATGAAGTGGTTTACTTCAAAGCTTCTATTTGTTTTATAGACACAGTTtagttttggaaaacaaaaatgataacaGCTGGTCTTTTCTCTTATGGAACTCACTGTTTAGTTTCATCAGATGTTCTAAAATGCACAataaacacacatgtacacacatctACATCAATGACACTCACAACACAACACTACCTCAAAACCTCCTGATGAAGATATGAAACATGTTGCACTTAGAAAATATGGGAGGAAAGGGCCACTGTTTAATGATTTAATTTCCTTGAGCATTAACCAAGGACAAAGACCAATCTTTTATGAATGTTATACTATATACTTTTCTCCATATATCTTGAGTTCCTCTGGTTTCTTCCCATAAACTAAATGATtcaatttccataaaaattttcaaagagctatgaatgaaataaagcattccttttggacttttttttttttaaagcatgtttttTAGAATAGTTGTCTCAGAAGATACTTTTGGGAAAGAAATTTCTTCATCAAATATGTTTCAGAAACACTACATCCCATGTCTTTATCTTGGTGCCTGAGAGTGAATTTAGACATACTGAAGTATTGGAGaagatttttaattaagaaacatGTATAAATGGATTAACCAAATGATTTTCAAGTTTATTGGATCAAAGAATTCCCTTTATTTCCCTCTTCCTATTGTCAGCTTGAGTTACACTGATATTTTGAGAATCATCTTGCTTTGGGCCTCAATTCTGAGGCTCAAATGCTGAGAATaagcattttatcttttcatattacCCATAGAGAATTCTACAGTGAGCATTTAGATTCTTGAATGATATTTGCTTGTATTTGTGCCTACAAGCTGGCCTCTACATGAAACATAAagaatctcatttatttttatcattcttattattaaccattattattatcaccatGATTATCATCATGCCCTTCTGTGTGAACAGTGCGAAGAGTGCTGGCACTCAGATAACCCTTCCTGTGTAGTCTGAATGCTGAAACATTGCTAGGGGAGGGTAAACATGGGAAAGTAAGTGAAAAACAGGGAAAGCACACAAAGagactcttttcttccttcatattGTCTATTCACTTCTCTTATATGCCTTGAAAGACTGTAGGAGCAGCACCACAGTGAATGCTgtctttaataaaacaaaaacagtttcaaaCAGTCTGTACATCTAGTGAAGCTGTGTTTGACTGGACTTGTCCAAATGCTCCCAGCTAGAATCCAAGACCCAGGCTTACTTGTGAATCAATAGCCAATGCCAGACCCAAATAAATGTTCCTGTTATCAGCTTCTTGTGTCCTCATTTTAAGCGTCACTGTGTCACTGTAACCAGCAGGGATGATTTCTctaacttacttaaaaaaaatcatcttatttCTGCACTTCATAATGTCATAGTCatcattctctttcttatttaaatgaTATATAGCTTGCTGCTTTTTCATTGTGAAATAATGAACAACTTCTGACTTGTTTTACTACTCAGTGTCTGCTGAAAAGAACTTTCTCAAGGGTCATTGAGAAGGCCTTTTTGGATAGCATATTCAGCAGCCAAATAtaaataacaggagaaaaaattACGAAGGTGACTCCTGTTCTTTTGATTGTTATATGGACCTCTatcattccattttatctccCATCACAAAAGCAAGGTAAAACTTTGATATTTGATCCTAGAATAATGTTACTAAAGTTAAATATTAACTGTAAACTTATGAGTAAATTTCAATGGCTGAGGGCAAAAACATAGCCAATTTATGATAACTAtgataagagggaaaaaaaattggtagCACAAAAGATTCAAAAtgtgagttctttttttattttcctcataaacAATTCTAAtctctctccctttatttttcCCCACCAGGAATACTTCTGCTGTCAGTtagactataaaagaaaaaaaaaaaagacatttgttcCAATGGtaacaacaagaaaaacattaaaaaaataaaaaccacacttTTCTATGAAGTAGAGAAGAGTGGAGGATTGGATGAAGCTAACTGAACTGAATTTTATAGAGAAACAAACACttcagagaagaagagagagcagtAGCTACTTctttctggggtcattgccaGGTTGTACCATGGGAGGACTGAGGATGCCAAGAGCTAGTTGGAAGAGACTGTAGATTGGAGGAACCTCAGCTCAGACAGGCAattatgcctctctctctccccaccccacccttgagaaaaacaaacaaacaaacaaacaaaaaaaaaaacagtggataAAGACCTGGTAGGTAAAGAGAAGTCACCCAGTCTTGGCCATTCTCTAAATGACTGGATTCCAGAACTTTGTGAAATTGAGAAACTAAGCAAACCTATCTGAAAGTGTAGCCAAATCTTCCAGCTCACGTATGGACACCATCAAAAGCTAGCAGAACATAGCAGAGATCAGACTAGAGTCAAAAATGAGACCCATACTTATATAACCCAATGGTTTCAACAAAAACGTCAATGCActttaaagggaaaagagaactCTCTTTAAGAAGTGTTGGGAAAACTTCTTTTCcatatgggaagaaaaaaaaccccgATCTCTATTATACACCAAACAGAAATGAATTTGAGATAGATCATACCCTTaacataaaagctaaaattataaaacttcttaaAGAAAGATAGGTGTGATATAAGGAGTCTGCCTCTAATCTGTTATCCCTTACAGTGTCATACCTGCCGTGGAACAGACATTGCAATTGTGTCCCCACTGGCTTTAGCCTCTCAGTGACAAGTCCCTGCATCCAGGGTCAGGCATGTAGACTCTGTCCTGGGGGTAGCTATTGCACAGGAGCCAAATATGAGCAGAGAGAAGACCTCACCCTTCTTCTGGGAGACCATTCAGGTGACCAGAAAAATGGCCTCGGGGCTAACAGCCAGGAGAGAAGCAGCCATTGTGTCATTCCAGGATGTAGCTGTGGACTTCACCCGGGAAGAGTGGTGGCTGTTGAGCCACGCTCAGAGGATGCTGTACAGGTGTGTGATGCTGGAAAACTATAGCAACTTGGTCTCCCTGGGAATCCCATTTCCCAAGCCAACACTTGTCATTCTGCTAGAGCATGGGGAGGAACCCTGGACAGAAGAGGGTGAAGCTCAGCCCAGCTCCTGCTCAGCAGATGCAAAGCCAGAAATTCAACTTGGTTCCTCCTCTGCTCTGGACTTCTGCAGTTGGCAACGCCAACACAGGCTACACGATCATTGCCTTCCAATCTGCCCAGGCTTGCTAGCAGGCACTCTCTGCCCAGCCTACCataaacagcagcagcagcaatcaCTCTCTTATGAAAGCTTCTGCCATGACAGAGTGAAAGACGATGACAGAGAAGAAGGCTCCAAATCATTGCTGGAGAGGACAAGGAGGAGGTTCACCTCCAGAGCTTTCTTCAGCCCACCTGATGGACAGCTGATAAGCTTGAGGGAAGGCAAGACAGTGGTGGAAATAAAGCTCAGCTCAGCTGAGAAGGCAAACCATTTAGAAACAGAGAAAGTATTAAAGTGGGTAGGTTTCTCAGGATTTGAAGTAGCGAATTGTGGAAATTGTGGGCTAGGCTTTAGCCAGAAATCAGCCCTCTTTGTTCATCAGAGGAGTGACTCAGGAGGAAAGCCTTATTTTTGCAGTGAGTGTGGTCGAAGCTTCAGCTATAAATCAGCTCTCATCACACACGAGAGATCACATACAGGGGAGAAGCCTTACATCTGCACAGAATGTGGGCAAGCCTTTAGCCAGAAGTCTAACCTAGTCACCCACAAGATGGCCCACTCTGGGGAGAGGCCTTTCGCGTGTGAGGAGTGTGGACGAAGCTTTAGCCAGAAGTCAACTCTCATCAGACACCTGAGGACACACTCAGGGGAGAAACCCTTTGTGTGCCAGGAGTGTGGGCGGGGCTTTCGGGATAAGTCAAACCTTATCACCCACCAAAGGACCCACTCATGGGAAAAGCCTTATGTGTGTAGGGATTGTGGGAGGCTTTTTAGAGACAAATCAACTCTCAGcaaacatcagagaattcactcAGGGGAGAATCCACATTTGTGCCCTGAATGTGGCCGGAGCTTTAGTCAGAAATCGTACCTCATGAAACACAAGAGGACACACTCAGGAGAGAAACCTTTTGTGTGTCAGGAGTGTGGACGAGGCTTTAGTGATAAGTCAAACCTTACCACACACCAGAGGACACACTCAGGAGAGAACCCCTATATGTGTGCAGAGTGTGGTCGAGGGTTTAGTGTTAAGTCAGCTCTTATGACACACCAAAGGACTCACTCTGGAGAGAAGCCTTACGTGTGCCAAGAATGTGGGCGTGGCTTTAGACATAAGTCAACTCTTGTTGCACATCAGAGGACGCACTCAGGAGAGAAGCCTTTTGTGTGTGGGGAATGTGGGCGAGGCTTTAGACAGAAGTCACATCTCATCAGTCATCAGAGGACACACTCTGGGGAGAAGGCATATGTCTGCCCTGAGTGTGGGCAAGCCTTTAGCCAGAAAGCAAATCTAGTCAGGCATAAGATGGCCCACTCAAGGGAGAAGCCCTTTGTGTGTAGGGAGTGTGGGAGAGGCTTTACCCAGAAGTCAGCTCTCATAAGACATCACAGGACACATTCTGGAGAGAAGCCTTTTGTGTGCCAGGAGTGTGAGCGGGGCTTTAGTGATAAGGCAACTCTCAGCACACATCAGAGAACACACTCAAGGGAAAAACCCTATATTTGCAGTAAGTGTGGGGAAGGCTTTAGGCTGAAATCGCTCCTTGCTAGACACCAGAGGACACATCTGTTGTAAACAAGCTTCATGCACAAGATGTGTAAGCAAGGCCTTAGTAATAGGTCACAAATCGTACCTCATCATGCAAGAAGAGATAACTTTAGGGGAAATTTCATGTTGTCAAGGGTGGGACTTCAGAGATACTAACTTTCATCAGAGGATAGAAAACCTACTTGTGTGAAACAATGGTTTTCGATTAGTAgcaattttttcccctccctatgTGACAGTTGGTGAAATCTAGAGACATTTTCTTTTGTCACAACTGGGAGGCTGTTACTGGTGTATAGCAGATAGAGGCCAAGGATGCTTCTAGACATCCTATGGTGCACAGGGCTGCCTCCCACAACAAAAGTCTCCCATCCTGTAAAACTTGGATCTCTTCAAGGCTAGTTTTTGGTTCCCAAATCCCCACCATTGGCTCAGAGGAAAATTTCTTACTCTCTTGCAACTGAATCTCCTGCCTAGACCTCCATCCTCCCCACTCCTTCAATCCAGATCTGATGCCACTCCCTTTCTTCTTTAactctttccatttgttttctcaaATATGGTTTTCCCTAATAACTCCTTGCACATCTAATCCCATCCTCTTTTTCAGAAGACTCCAACTCACACAATCACAAGGAAAGAATGGTAACGTCATAGTGAAACAACTAAGCCCACCTATACCACCTTAACAAAGTTAAGCACTAACATTGAGAGAGATTGCCATCATAAGCCCCCTAACAGGGTTCATTGAAAAAGATAACATgtatattcaaaatatgtttctGCCAAAAAAAAGCTGTTACTTAAGTCTCATCTCAcaagaaatgattaaataaacttaaattaagtagaattttataaaacaactgttctttaatttttaaagccatcaaagtcaggaaaaacacaaaaaggcTGACTAAGTATTGCAGGTTACAGGAGACTATAGAGACATGGTCATATAATGCTTGGTATAGGATTGGCTTGTGgactttatatacttaaaaagtatatatactataCTTATACTTGATATAAATactatatagatgtgtgtgtgtgtgtgtgtatatatacactataaaGTATATATACTATACTTATACTTAAAAAGTATAgtcatgaaagactatggactagACAATATTGCTTAATCAATGTTAAATCAATGATAAATGCAGCATACTGTGGTCATGAAAGTCATCTTTGCTTTGAAAATACACAAGTCAATGTTTAGGATTAAAAAGATACAATGACTTCTACTTACTCACAAattgttagaaaaaaagaagtgatctGAAAATGttcatagaaaacaaaataaatataaaaatataaacacattctccaggagtgggaggaggaaagaaagacagacagacagacagatggagggagaaagaggacacAAGTGGAACCAATAAAGACCCCTGGTAAATCCGGTTAAAAGGTATACAGCAGTGCCTTATAGTCTTcttgcaactttcttttttttctgatattttatcaaagtaaaaacataagcaaaaaaaaaaaaaagaaggaagcaatCTCCTGGGATGGTGGGTTGGTTGGTGGTTGGAATAATCACCATTAGTATTGCACTTATAACACAGCCTAGAATAACTCAACTCctgaagaaatcacaaagattaACCCATATCCTAACTGCCAGATAAAGGAAAGGCCTTGCATTTTCTGAGAAGTATCCATACATTAGtcttcagcattttttaaaaaatacacagtgttctgaatataattaaaaaggaCCAGAtatggaatgaaataaaaaatgtaacctTACTCAAAGGAAAATGGTAGAAGCAGACCAACAGGTCACCTAGTTACCAGAAAGCACAGCCATGGCTTTAAATCAATTATTATAACCACTTTAAAGAGTTTAGAAGAAAACTGGCGgataatttcaaaaggaaaagcaaaagttaaaaaaatatgaatagtaATATTGAAATATACAATATCTGAACTTTTTCCATGCCTGCCAATGCAGTAAAATTAACtgccat
This DNA window, taken from Lutra lutra chromosome 10, mLutLut1.2, whole genome shotgun sequence, encodes the following:
- the LOC125080037 gene encoding zinc finger protein 133-like; the encoded protein is MSREKTSPFFWETIQVTRKMASGLTARREAAIVSFQDVAVDFTREEWWLLSHAQRMLYRCVMLENYSNLVSLGIPFPKPTLVILLEHGEEPWTEEGEAQPSSCSADAKPEIQLGSSSALDFCSWQRQHRLHDHCLPICPGLLAGTLCPAYHKQQQQQSLSYESFCHDRVKDDDREEGSKSLLERTRRRFTSRAFFSPPDGQLISLREGKTVVEIKLSSAEKANHLETEKVLKWVGFSGFEVANCGNCGLGFSQKSALFVHQRSDSGGKPYFCSECGRSFSYKSALITHERSHTGEKPYICTECGQAFSQKSNLVTHKMAHSGERPFACEECGRSFSQKSTLIRHLRTHSGEKPFVCQECGRGFRDKSNLITHQRTHSWEKPYVCRDCGRLFRDKSTLSKHQRIHSGENPHLCPECGRSFSQKSYLMKHKRTHSGEKPFVCQECGRGFSDKSNLTTHQRTHSGENPYMCAECGRGFSVKSALMTHQRTHSGEKPYVCQECGRGFRHKSTLVAHQRTHSGEKPFVCGECGRGFRQKSHLISHQRTHSGEKAYVCPECGQAFSQKANLVRHKMAHSREKPFVCRECGRGFTQKSALIRHHRTHSGEKPFVCQECERGFSDKATLSTHQRTHSREKPYICSKCGEGFRLKSLLARHQRTHLL